From Agrobacterium tumefaciens, a single genomic window includes:
- a CDS encoding ABC transporter ATP-binding protein produces the protein MTLTYENVSFTYPGAKTGIFDLSLEIGPGELLAIIGASGSGKSTILKLLAGFITPSSGRILIDGTDVSALSPERRRLGVVFQNYALFPHMRLWENVAYPLKVRGIAKAERRTRAIDMLDRVGMSHRADDVPAALSGGQQQRVALARALVFEPQGLLLDEPLSALDANLRVDMRDEILRVQRASGIATLLVTHDQEEALSIADKIAVMRDGRLIQIGTPQELYETPANAYVAAFVGQSNLWKGTIAADGLVETEIGTLRCDTKGHTPGGAVTVFVRPERITPALDADARTSTGVFSGVVAADRYLGPIRRIDLNVQGGLIRLETHLREAVTSVQVPPDAVRLLPPN, from the coding sequence ATGACGCTCACATATGAAAACGTCAGCTTCACCTATCCGGGCGCAAAAACCGGCATCTTCGATCTGTCGCTTGAGATCGGGCCTGGTGAGCTTCTGGCCATCATCGGCGCCTCGGGCTCTGGCAAATCGACAATCCTGAAGCTGCTTGCCGGCTTCATCACCCCGTCCAGCGGCCGCATTCTGATTGATGGTACCGACGTAAGCGCACTGTCTCCGGAGAGACGGCGACTTGGTGTCGTTTTCCAGAACTACGCGCTCTTTCCCCACATGCGCTTGTGGGAAAACGTCGCTTATCCGTTGAAGGTACGCGGCATAGCCAAAGCCGAACGGCGCACGCGGGCAATCGACATGCTGGACCGTGTCGGCATGAGCCACCGGGCCGATGATGTTCCCGCCGCACTTTCAGGCGGACAGCAGCAGCGCGTTGCACTTGCCCGCGCACTGGTCTTCGAACCTCAAGGCCTTCTTCTCGACGAGCCGCTTTCGGCCCTCGACGCCAATCTGCGTGTAGACATGCGCGACGAGATTTTGCGCGTTCAACGCGCTTCAGGCATCGCCACATTGCTCGTGACGCACGACCAGGAGGAGGCGCTTTCGATAGCCGACAAGATCGCCGTAATGCGTGACGGTCGGTTAATCCAGATCGGCACCCCACAGGAACTCTACGAAACACCAGCCAATGCTTATGTGGCAGCTTTTGTCGGCCAATCGAACCTCTGGAAGGGCACGATCGCCGCCGACGGGTTGGTTGAGACCGAGATCGGCACACTCCGCTGCGACACCAAAGGCCACACGCCGGGGGGTGCGGTGACCGTGTTCGTTCGCCCCGAACGGATTACTCCCGCACTCGACGCTGATGCGCGGACCTCCACCGGCGTCTTCTCCGGGGTTGTGGCCGCCGATCGTTACCTCGGCCCGATCCGTCGCATCGATCTCAATGTTCAGGGCGGCCTCATCCGCCTGGAAACGCATCTGAGGGAGGCTGTGACATCCGTGCAGGTCCCTCCAGACGCAGTACGCCTTCTTCCCCCCAACTGA
- a CDS encoding alpha/beta hydrolase, with protein MTGFPLFNRRSALILGGTLAAAAAFPTRPIMAATATATTSNINSANGDKTMSTITTKDGVEIFYKDWGPKDAQPIMFHHGWPLSSDDWDAQMLFFLSKGYRVVAHDRRGHGRSAQVADGHDMDHYAADAFAVVEALDLKNVVHIGHSTGGGEVARYVAKHGEPAGRVAKAILVSAVPPLMLKTPENPEGLPIEVFDGFRSALAANRAQFFRDVPAGPFYGFNRDGATVQEGVIQNWWRQGMMGGAKAHYDGIKAFSETDQTEDLKSISVATLVLHGEDDQIVPIVASAHKAVKLLKNGTLKTYPGFSHGMLTVNADTLNEDILAFIKA; from the coding sequence ATGACCGGATTTCCCCTCTTCAATCGCCGCAGCGCCCTGATCCTCGGCGGAACACTCGCGGCGGCCGCCGCATTTCCAACACGGCCGATCATGGCGGCAACGGCCACAGCAACCACCTCGAACATCAATTCCGCGAACGGAGACAAGACAATGAGCACGATCACCACCAAGGACGGCGTAGAGATTTTCTATAAGGACTGGGGTCCGAAGGATGCCCAACCGATCATGTTTCACCACGGCTGGCCGCTGTCTTCGGACGACTGGGACGCCCAGATGCTGTTCTTCCTGTCGAAGGGATACCGGGTTGTTGCCCATGACCGGCGTGGCCATGGCCGCTCTGCCCAGGTGGCGGACGGTCACGACATGGACCATTACGCTGCCGACGCCTTTGCTGTTGTCGAGGCGCTCGATCTGAAGAACGTCGTGCATATCGGTCACTCGACCGGTGGCGGTGAGGTTGCCCGGTATGTGGCCAAGCATGGCGAGCCTGCCGGTCGTGTTGCCAAGGCCATTCTGGTTTCGGCCGTTCCGCCGCTGATGCTGAAGACGCCAGAAAATCCAGAGGGTTTGCCGATCGAGGTGTTTGACGGGTTCCGCTCAGCCCTTGCGGCCAACCGGGCGCAGTTCTTCCGCGACGTTCCGGCCGGTCCGTTCTACGGCTTCAACCGTGATGGCGCGACGGTTCAGGAAGGGGTGATCCAGAACTGGTGGCGTCAGGGTATGATGGGTGGTGCCAAGGCACATTACGATGGCATCAAGGCCTTCTCCGAGACCGACCAGACCGAAGACCTGAAGTCGATCAGCGTTGCGACCCTGGTGCTGCATGGTGAAGACGACCAGATCGTGCCGATCGTCGCTTCCGCCCACAAGGCGGTCAAGCTTCTGAAAAACGGTACCCTGAAAACCTATCCAGGCTTCTCGCACGGTATGCTCACCGTCAACGCAGACACGCTCAACGAGGATATCCTCGCTTTCATCAAAGCGTGA
- the glpK gene encoding glycerol kinase GlpK, with amino-acid sequence MGGYILAIDQGTTSTRSMVFDRDMRVIGVGQREFPQHFPASGWVEHEPEDIWNSVVETIRLALADAGIGASDIEAIGITNQRETTVLWDKNTGEAVHRAVVWQDRRAAPVCEELKRRGLEPLFAKKTGLLLDPYFSGTKLAWLLDSVSGLREKAVNGEICFGTVDSFLIYRLTGGRRHVTDATNASRTLIYNIEENAWDEELLSILDIPRAMLPEVLDCAADFGITDKALFGAEIPILGVAGDQQAAVIGNACFEPGMMKSTYGTGCFALLNTGTDRVASTNRLLTTIAYRLNGVTTYALEGSIFIAGAAVQWLRDELGFISVASEVSALAEKADPNQRVYLVPAFTGLGAPYWDAEARGAIFGLTRGTGPAEFARAALESVAYQTFDLLEAMRKDWAGDNGKTVLRVDGGMVASDWTMQRLADVLAAPVDRPVFLETTILGAAWLAASRAGIWPDQEGFASHWKRDRRFTPDLDGAERERAIAGWRDSVSRCLSRPA; translated from the coding sequence ATGGGTGGGTATATTCTGGCGATCGACCAGGGAACGACATCAACGCGATCTATGGTTTTCGATCGCGATATGCGGGTCATCGGGGTCGGACAGCGAGAATTCCCCCAGCATTTCCCGGCATCTGGCTGGGTGGAGCATGAACCGGAAGATATCTGGAACAGTGTGGTTGAAACCATCCGCCTGGCGCTGGCAGACGCAGGTATCGGCGCCTCCGACATCGAGGCGATCGGCATTACCAATCAGCGCGAAACCACTGTTCTATGGGACAAGAATACCGGCGAGGCCGTCCATCGCGCCGTTGTCTGGCAGGATCGCCGCGCCGCGCCGGTGTGCGAGGAGTTAAAGAGACGCGGGCTGGAGCCGCTCTTTGCGAAAAAAACAGGGTTGCTTCTTGATCCTTATTTCTCGGGAACGAAGCTTGCATGGTTGCTCGACAGCGTAAGCGGTCTGCGTGAAAAGGCAGTCAATGGCGAGATATGTTTCGGAACTGTCGACAGTTTTCTGATCTACCGTCTCACAGGCGGCCGACGTCACGTGACCGATGCCACGAATGCGTCGAGAACGTTGATCTACAACATTGAAGAAAACGCCTGGGACGAAGAACTCCTGTCCATTCTCGATATTCCACGCGCCATGCTGCCGGAGGTACTGGATTGTGCTGCCGATTTCGGCATCACGGACAAGGCTTTGTTCGGCGCTGAAATTCCGATCCTCGGCGTGGCGGGCGACCAGCAGGCGGCCGTCATCGGCAACGCCTGCTTCGAACCGGGCATGATGAAGTCGACCTATGGTACCGGCTGCTTTGCGCTGCTCAACACTGGAACGGATCGCGTTGCATCGACCAACAGGCTGCTGACCACCATCGCCTACCGACTTAACGGTGTTACGACCTACGCGCTCGAAGGGTCGATCTTTATTGCAGGCGCGGCGGTGCAGTGGCTGCGCGACGAACTCGGGTTTATCTCTGTTGCGTCGGAGGTTAGTGCACTTGCCGAAAAGGCCGATCCCAACCAGCGGGTTTATTTGGTTCCGGCGTTCACGGGACTTGGGGCACCTTACTGGGACGCGGAAGCGCGCGGCGCCATTTTCGGTTTGACGCGTGGAACCGGGCCGGCCGAGTTTGCGCGCGCAGCACTGGAAAGCGTTGCCTATCAGACATTCGACCTGCTCGAGGCCATGCGCAAGGATTGGGCAGGCGATAACGGCAAGACGGTTCTCAGGGTCGATGGTGGCATGGTTGCTTCCGACTGGACCATGCAGCGGCTTGCCGATGTTCTTGCCGCACCCGTCGACCGCCCGGTTTTTCTCGAAACGACGATTTTGGGAGCGGCATGGCTTGCAGCGTCGCGTGCCGGTATCTGGCCGGATCAGGAAGGCTTTGCCTCGCATTGGAAGCGTGATCGTCGCTTTACGCCAGATCTCGATGGCGCTGAACGCGAGCGTGCTATCGCCGGCTGGCGAGACAGCGTGAGCAGATGCCTGTCGCGACCGGCATAA
- a CDS encoding ABC transporter permease subunit → MPFIAIAYLIFLVSPVLLLALGSFGENWSNTLLPTGFTWRWYEEVMADPSFRRAFITSLQIVGVTCALNMLIGLPFAYAIQVGARGGVRFAARLVTLLPVAVPDLVLAFGFILVFSSDTLPWLGSFWLLAAGHLVLTLPYTVTALVADMEQLRLDEYEHAASTLGASFLARLRDIVIPLLGPSLMSSMLTVAALSIGEFQLSNLISGFLSRTYPVVLLQAFYGATGFACAATIVLLFLAAIASLASSLTSKFSGDKKAVSA, encoded by the coding sequence TTGCCCTTCATTGCAATCGCCTATCTGATCTTTCTGGTATCCCCCGTGCTTTTGCTTGCACTGGGCTCGTTCGGCGAAAACTGGAGTAACACCCTTCTGCCAACGGGTTTCACATGGCGCTGGTATGAGGAGGTTATGGCGGACCCCAGTTTTCGCCGAGCCTTTATCACCAGCCTGCAGATCGTCGGCGTCACCTGCGCCCTGAATATGTTGATCGGTCTGCCCTTCGCATATGCCATCCAGGTGGGCGCCAGAGGCGGTGTCAGATTTGCGGCCCGTCTGGTGACATTGCTTCCGGTTGCGGTCCCTGATCTCGTTCTTGCCTTCGGCTTCATCCTTGTCTTTTCATCCGACACGCTCCCGTGGCTTGGCAGCTTCTGGCTACTGGCGGCAGGTCATCTTGTCTTGACGCTACCCTACACAGTCACGGCGCTTGTCGCCGACATGGAGCAGTTGCGGCTGGACGAATACGAACATGCCGCCTCCACGCTTGGCGCCTCCTTCCTCGCCAGACTTCGCGACATCGTCATTCCGCTGCTTGGCCCCAGTCTGATGTCATCCATGCTGACTGTTGCGGCTTTGTCGATTGGCGAATTTCAGCTTTCAAACCTCATCTCCGGGTTCCTCTCCCGCACCTACCCCGTTGTGCTTTTGCAAGCCTTTTACGGCGCAACTGGCTTTGCCTGTGCGGCCACCATCGTGCTGCTTTTCCTCGCCGCCATCGCGTCGCTGGCAAGCAGCCTCACATCCAAATTTTCAGGCGACAAGAAAGCAGTTTCCGCATGA
- a CDS encoding DeoR/GlpR transcriptional regulator, producing MTRDDMPENSELTPRQTEILQLVGEHGYATLETLSQRFDVSVQSIRRDIIQLDKLRLLQRFHGGAGPMDSTVRLGYAEKTMRAAAAKERIGRSAANLVPDGAAIFLDVGTTVEAVARALKERAIRLHVFTNSLACAMLLTGEPDLHLHVFGGSSRGADGSLVGARTLAEIETIHFDFAFIGFSGFATDGTILDYDLEKIAIKQAAMRRSVQSVLVGDHSKFARKAIATVGSPRDFSHLVTDLAPPDFLLSSFAKAKLEVVEAG from the coding sequence ATGACAAGAGATGACATGCCAGAGAATAGCGAGCTGACGCCGCGCCAGACCGAGATATTGCAACTGGTGGGGGAGCATGGATATGCAACGCTGGAGACCCTTTCTCAGCGCTTCGATGTTTCCGTACAATCGATAAGGCGAGACATAATCCAACTCGACAAGCTCCGTTTGTTGCAACGCTTTCACGGCGGAGCGGGGCCTATGGATTCGACCGTTCGTCTTGGATATGCCGAAAAGACGATGCGGGCAGCGGCTGCCAAGGAGAGAATAGGACGTTCGGCCGCAAACTTGGTGCCTGATGGCGCAGCAATCTTCCTGGACGTCGGTACCACCGTAGAAGCCGTCGCCAGAGCTCTCAAGGAACGCGCTATCCGTTTGCATGTCTTTACCAACAGTCTTGCTTGCGCGATGCTTCTGACCGGGGAACCCGACCTGCACCTTCATGTCTTTGGTGGCTCTTCGCGCGGCGCTGACGGTTCACTTGTCGGCGCTAGAACATTGGCTGAGATCGAAACAATCCACTTCGATTTCGCATTCATCGGTTTTTCCGGCTTTGCGACGGATGGCACGATCCTCGACTACGATCTTGAAAAGATCGCAATCAAGCAGGCGGCAATGCGGCGTTCGGTCCAGTCAGTTCTGGTTGGTGATCATTCGAAGTTTGCTCGCAAGGCAATCGCGACAGTGGGGAGCCCCCGCGATTTCTCCCATCTTGTCACCGATCTTGCGCCTCCGGATTTTCTCCTGTCTTCTTTCGCCAAAGCAAAGCTCGAAGTCGTCGAAGCAGGTTGA
- a CDS encoding TIGR00725 family protein, whose translation MVELRWNAQEKRLHGTGKVFDPSRLEWLDNDAPDNRSGSAVTPLEALKCLAGHRLLKRVPIGIIGPRDATVEQRQTAYQLASAMADHGLQLICGGKNGVMEAACEGHASRGGLPIGILPDEEWQAANPFVAIPIATGIGPARNAIIARACVALVAVGGGVGTLSEMALGLQFNRLVIAMAGAPHVDSVPVIETIEDVLERIANRILFKM comes from the coding sequence ATGGTGGAATTGCGCTGGAACGCACAGGAAAAACGCCTGCACGGTACTGGAAAAGTCTTCGATCCTTCCCGGTTGGAATGGTTGGATAACGATGCTCCCGACAACAGAAGCGGTTCGGCCGTGACGCCACTTGAAGCCTTGAAGTGTCTTGCCGGGCATCGCTTGCTCAAGCGGGTTCCGATTGGCATCATCGGACCTCGAGACGCAACCGTTGAACAGCGACAGACAGCCTACCAACTTGCCTCAGCCATGGCGGATCACGGCCTGCAGCTTATCTGCGGCGGAAAGAATGGCGTTATGGAAGCGGCATGTGAGGGGCATGCTTCACGTGGTGGCTTGCCAATCGGGATATTGCCCGATGAGGAATGGCAAGCAGCCAACCCTTTCGTTGCTATACCGATTGCCACCGGCATAGGTCCTGCCCGTAACGCAATTATTGCACGTGCGTGTGTAGCGCTCGTTGCTGTCGGCGGTGGCGTCGGTACCCTGTCCGAAATGGCGCTGGGGCTGCAGTTCAACCGGTTGGTGATTGCCATGGCAGGCGCTCCGCATGTCGACAGCGTGCCTGTCATCGAAACCATTGAAGATGTGCTGGAACGCATCGCCAATCGAATTCTCTTCAAAATGTAA
- a CDS encoding hydrolase — translation MSKLEVLTPANSQLIFIDQQPQMAFGVQSIDRQTLKNNVVGLAKAARIFNIPTTITTVETESFSGNTFPELLAVFPENDILERTSMNSWDDQNVRDALARNAANGRKKIVVSGLWTEVCNTTFALSALHDVADYEIYMVADASGGTSLDAHKYAMDRMVQAGVIPVTWQQVLLEWQRDWARKETYDAVTSLVKEHSGAYGMGIDYAVTHVHGGAERVKHGKRIGPNPAK, via the coding sequence ATGTCGAAGCTTGAAGTCCTGACCCCCGCCAACAGCCAGCTCATCTTCATCGACCAGCAGCCGCAGATGGCTTTCGGCGTCCAGTCGATCGACCGCCAGACGCTGAAGAACAACGTCGTCGGCCTCGCCAAGGCTGCCAGGATCTTCAACATCCCGACCACCATCACCACGGTCGAAACCGAAAGCTTCTCCGGCAACACCTTTCCGGAACTGCTGGCAGTGTTTCCGGAAAACGACATTCTCGAGCGCACCTCGATGAACTCCTGGGATGACCAGAATGTCCGTGATGCGCTGGCCAGGAACGCCGCCAACGGTCGCAAGAAGATCGTGGTTTCCGGCCTCTGGACGGAAGTGTGCAACACGACCTTCGCGCTTTCGGCGCTGCATGATGTTGCCGATTACGAGATCTACATGGTGGCTGATGCCTCCGGCGGCACGTCGCTCGATGCGCATAAATACGCGATGGACCGCATGGTCCAGGCCGGTGTGATCCCGGTAACCTGGCAGCAGGTTCTTCTGGAATGGCAGCGCGACTGGGCCCGCAAGGAAACCTACGATGCGGTGACGTCGCTGGTGAAGGAACATTCGGGCGCTTACGGCATGGGCATCGATTATGCCGTCACCCACGTCCATGGCGGTGCAGAACGCGTCAAGCACGGCAAGCGCATCGGACCAAACCCTGCCAAGTAA
- a CDS encoding ABC transporter permease subunit, translating to MGVRASKKALALFALPGCTVLGVFFILPICAVLIGAFSDSGNAFVRLIDDPVFWNGLKGTLILGTAAPLFSLIVGLCVALALARLAPRLKMAALIAISLPLTFSGLIVAYGFILLLGRSGFVTLLLAELGFDPAVVGGFIFSPFGLGLAYAYYLVPRVVLIVLPAITNFDRNQLIAARSLGASNGRAMVDVMLPQIAPSLVAAFCLTSAVAVGAYGTALALVGTQVNILPLVLYSKVSETGTDLPAASAASLVLIAICALIISLGEAVGRKSRST from the coding sequence ATGGGCGTTCGTGCCTCCAAAAAAGCACTCGCACTGTTCGCCTTGCCTGGCTGTACAGTCCTTGGTGTGTTCTTCATCCTCCCCATCTGTGCAGTTCTGATTGGAGCATTTTCCGATAGCGGCAACGCATTCGTTCGATTGATCGACGATCCGGTCTTCTGGAACGGATTAAAGGGAACGCTTATTCTCGGAACAGCCGCCCCCCTGTTTTCCCTGATCGTCGGGCTTTGCGTCGCTCTTGCCCTAGCCCGCCTAGCACCGCGGCTTAAGATGGCCGCATTGATTGCCATCTCTCTGCCGCTAACATTTTCAGGGCTGATCGTGGCCTATGGCTTTATTCTTTTGCTTGGGCGCTCAGGCTTCGTAACCCTGCTGCTTGCCGAACTCGGCTTCGATCCAGCCGTGGTCGGGGGCTTCATTTTTTCACCATTCGGCCTAGGGCTCGCCTACGCCTATTATCTCGTCCCGCGCGTTGTCCTTATCGTGCTTCCCGCCATCACCAATTTCGACCGCAACCAGCTGATTGCGGCGCGGTCGCTTGGAGCCAGCAATGGCCGCGCGATGGTCGATGTGATGCTGCCGCAGATTGCACCAAGCCTCGTGGCCGCGTTCTGCCTGACGTCTGCCGTGGCGGTTGGAGCCTATGGTACAGCGCTCGCTCTTGTCGGCACACAGGTGAACATTCTTCCGCTGGTTCTCTACAGCAAGGTTTCCGAAACCGGGACTGACTTGCCCGCAGCTTCGGCAGCCTCGCTTGTACTCATCGCGATTTGCGCCCTGATCATCTCGCTTGGAGAAGCTGTCGGCCGGAAGAGCCGGTCGACTTAA
- the panB gene encoding 3-methyl-2-oxobutanoate hydroxymethyltransferase, producing MSAQGKQKRLTTASIRKMKGNARIVCLTAYTTPITRLLDPHCDLLLVGDSLGMVLYGMDTTVGVTMDMMVAHGRAVMRGVEHACVIVDLPFGSYQESKEQAFRSAVRLMQETGCDGVKLEGGEEMAETIAFLVARGVPVFGHVGLMPQSVNTAGGFRSLGHTDEEAEKIRRDAIAVDRAGAFAIVVEGTVEPLAREIAASVSAPTIGIGASPACDGQVLVSDDMLGLFADFKPKFVKRFADLGPLVSTAAEAYAAEVREGLFPAVEHTFQIRK from the coding sequence ATGAGTGCACAAGGCAAGCAGAAGAGGCTGACCACAGCCTCCATCCGAAAGATGAAAGGCAATGCGCGTATTGTCTGCCTGACGGCCTATACGACACCGATCACCCGGCTGCTCGATCCCCATTGTGACCTTTTGCTAGTAGGCGATTCCCTTGGCATGGTACTTTACGGCATGGATACGACGGTTGGCGTCACGATGGATATGATGGTAGCGCATGGCCGAGCCGTCATGCGCGGGGTTGAGCATGCCTGCGTTATCGTTGATCTTCCTTTTGGTAGCTATCAGGAATCAAAAGAACAGGCGTTTCGCAGTGCCGTACGCCTGATGCAGGAAACGGGCTGCGACGGTGTAAAACTCGAGGGCGGCGAGGAGATGGCAGAAACGATTGCTTTCCTTGTTGCACGCGGCGTTCCCGTTTTCGGTCATGTTGGGCTGATGCCCCAATCGGTCAACACAGCCGGCGGCTTCCGGTCCCTTGGACACACAGATGAGGAAGCCGAGAAGATCCGGCGCGACGCCATTGCCGTTGACCGCGCCGGAGCCTTTGCAATCGTCGTGGAAGGAACGGTGGAGCCCCTTGCCCGTGAAATAGCGGCAAGCGTGTCAGCACCGACAATTGGTATTGGCGCCTCGCCGGCCTGCGACGGTCAGGTTCTGGTCTCGGACGACATGCTTGGATTGTTTGCTGACTTCAAACCGAAATTCGTCAAACGTTTCGCCGATCTTGGCCCACTTGTCTCAACTGCGGCGGAAGCTTATGCGGCCGAGGTACGCGAGGGACTTTTCCCCGCAGTAGAGCACACGTTTCAGATCAGAAAATAG
- a CDS encoding extracellular solute-binding protein, whose product MNRRQFMTTMAAGAIVLSFASSALAFEGPELYQGEKALYEAAQKEGLVVSFDTGPTWANWAGQFKAFQKRYPGVEMVYNDLGSAATVVALDKSRNRPQADTAYYFAASALDAAKAGVVEGYKPTNFDRLPETLRATDGQWFTVHTLSVAFLVNTKLVKNVPKTWADLLKPEYKNAIVYQDPRSTGQGQVVTFAASFGNGGSMDDVTPGIDYLGKLSKAGNVLRTVGTTPYAQFLKGEIPIWIGYENDGLKAKFTDGMADGIEVVIPEEASAAAPYAISLVKNGPNPNAGKLWLNFVMSDEGQKIFAEGYVRPSVNDIKLPEAVAAKMPTATQIKPLDIAKATAKKAEIDAGWAKAVLGQ is encoded by the coding sequence ATGAACAGACGCCAATTCATGACAACCATGGCCGCAGGCGCCATAGTCTTGAGCTTTGCCTCCAGCGCACTCGCCTTTGAAGGCCCAGAACTCTATCAGGGTGAAAAAGCACTTTATGAGGCCGCTCAGAAAGAAGGCCTCGTCGTGTCCTTCGACACCGGCCCAACGTGGGCAAACTGGGCAGGCCAGTTCAAGGCTTTCCAGAAGCGTTATCCGGGTGTGGAGATGGTCTATAACGATCTCGGCTCGGCAGCCACAGTTGTTGCCCTCGACAAATCCCGCAACCGCCCGCAGGCCGACACGGCCTATTACTTCGCCGCATCTGCGCTCGATGCCGCCAAGGCTGGTGTTGTGGAAGGCTACAAGCCAACAAACTTTGACCGCTTGCCCGAGACACTTCGAGCGACTGATGGCCAGTGGTTCACGGTTCACACGTTGAGTGTTGCCTTCCTCGTCAACACCAAGCTGGTTAAAAACGTTCCGAAAACCTGGGCCGATCTTCTTAAGCCCGAATACAAGAATGCAATCGTCTATCAGGACCCGCGTTCGACAGGCCAGGGACAGGTTGTCACCTTCGCAGCAAGCTTCGGCAATGGCGGCAGCATGGACGATGTAACACCAGGCATCGACTATCTCGGCAAGCTCAGCAAGGCAGGCAATGTCCTTCGCACCGTCGGCACAACGCCTTACGCTCAGTTCCTGAAGGGTGAAATCCCGATCTGGATCGGCTACGAAAACGATGGCCTGAAAGCGAAGTTCACCGATGGCATGGCAGATGGCATCGAGGTCGTCATTCCCGAGGAGGCATCGGCCGCGGCCCCCTATGCGATTTCACTGGTCAAGAATGGCCCGAACCCCAATGCGGGCAAGCTGTGGCTGAACTTTGTCATGAGCGACGAAGGTCAGAAGATCTTTGCCGAAGGCTATGTCCGCCCCTCCGTCAACGACATCAAGCTTCCTGAAGCTGTCGCGGCCAAGATGCCGACTGCCACCCAGATCAAGCCACTCGATATTGCCAAGGCAACCGCCAAGAAGGCGGAAATTGATGCCGGTTGGGCCAAAGCCGTTCTGGGTCAGTAA